A window of Pedobacter lusitanus contains these coding sequences:
- a CDS encoding isocitrate lyase/PEP mutase family protein: MNSFETFVQLHRNSVPFLLGNIWDVNSAKVFEANGYKAIGISSQAAANSFGYEDGEQLPFEILLQLAKRVVEVVQIPFSVDMEGGYSRTITGITENISKLHDAGVVGINLEDTVAGLSRQQQSVAEFSKILSGVSDYISRNKLKMFLNVRTDGFLLGLSDALTETLLRIESYENAGADGIFVPCITRETDITAVVNATKLPVNVMCMPELPGFEELGAIGVKRISMGGFLFNKLYRDAGKLSATILHDQNFSSIFS; this comes from the coding sequence ATGAATTCTTTTGAAACATTTGTGCAGCTGCACCGAAATTCAGTACCCTTTTTACTGGGAAATATCTGGGACGTAAACAGTGCAAAGGTATTTGAGGCTAATGGTTATAAAGCAATTGGCATATCCAGCCAGGCGGCCGCAAATTCATTTGGTTATGAAGATGGTGAGCAATTACCGTTCGAAATTTTACTTCAACTAGCCAAAAGAGTGGTTGAGGTAGTTCAGATTCCTTTTTCTGTAGATATGGAAGGGGGCTATAGCCGGACAATTACCGGTATTACGGAGAATATAAGCAAATTACATGACGCTGGTGTCGTGGGGATAAACCTGGAGGATACAGTTGCCGGATTGAGTCGCCAGCAGCAGTCAGTCGCTGAGTTCAGTAAAATTCTTTCCGGAGTTTCAGATTATATCAGCAGAAATAAACTGAAAATGTTTTTAAACGTCCGCACTGATGGATTTCTTCTGGGGCTGTCCGATGCACTGACTGAAACATTACTCCGGATTGAAAGTTATGAAAATGCTGGTGCAGATGGAATTTTTGTTCCCTGCATTACCCGTGAGACAGATATTACAGCGGTTGTCAATGCGACTAAGCTGCCTGTTAATGTAATGTGTATGCCTGAGTTGCCAGGGTTTGAGGAGCTGGGAGCAATAGGTGTGAAAAGAATCAGTATGGGTGGGTTTTTGTTTAATAAACTCTACCGTGATGCGGGCAAACTCTCGGCAACGATTCTTCATGATCAGAATTTCTCTTCAATTTTTTCATGA
- the pepD gene encoding beta-Ala-His dipeptidase: MGKLSALEPKSVWYFFEEISAIPRGSRKEQKIAAYIIAFAAERNLFCKTDAIGNVLICKEGQGKNKHREKVALQGHLDMVQQKSADKLFDFDSQGIELKIEGDFVTANQTTLGADNGIGVAYILSVLDDLQLDHPPLEAIFTVNEESGMTGAHEMEADFFSARRLLNLDIMVDDLLRIGSAGAVNVSATQQYGIVENNWDTFEITVKGLKGGHSAADINKNRGNAIKILFRFFAESEIAVSLIDIDAGGLRNAIPREGKAVFAVQSTAAFLSSFEKLKSDLLQEHHSAEPDLMINILAVQNNGKGLSVSDSLQVIEAVMINPTGVYQMSSAIVNLVETSNNLATLQLKDGELSILNLCRSSVDSKKKELSTVLSMLYKLFNWEVSFTGDYPGWRADLNAGIVQQTAAVYETVFKQKPRINGGHGGSECGLFIKHHPELEIVSFGPNIYGAHSPDEKVEIRSVENIWKLLTRLLSEL, translated from the coding sequence ATGGGTAAACTTTCTGCACTGGAACCAAAATCTGTCTGGTATTTTTTTGAAGAAATAAGTGCTATTCCGCGGGGATCACGTAAAGAGCAAAAAATAGCGGCTTATATTATTGCATTTGCTGCCGAACGTAATCTTTTCTGTAAAACTGATGCTATAGGAAACGTACTGATCTGTAAAGAAGGACAGGGTAAAAATAAACATCGGGAGAAAGTTGCTTTACAAGGACATCTTGATATGGTTCAGCAAAAAAGTGCTGATAAGCTATTCGATTTTGACAGTCAGGGAATTGAACTGAAAATTGAAGGGGATTTTGTCACTGCCAATCAGACTACTTTGGGTGCTGATAATGGCATAGGGGTGGCTTATATACTGAGTGTACTGGATGATCTTCAGTTAGATCATCCGCCTCTGGAAGCTATATTCACGGTCAATGAGGAAAGCGGGATGACCGGAGCACACGAAATGGAAGCTGATTTTTTCTCTGCCCGGAGACTGCTGAACCTGGATATCATGGTCGATGATCTGCTCAGAATCGGAAGTGCAGGAGCAGTAAATGTGTCAGCAACACAGCAGTACGGGATTGTAGAGAATAATTGGGATACTTTTGAAATCACTGTTAAGGGGTTAAAGGGGGGACATTCTGCAGCAGATATTAATAAAAACAGAGGGAATGCTATTAAAATTCTATTCCGGTTTTTTGCAGAATCAGAGATTGCAGTCAGCTTAATTGATATTGATGCAGGAGGGCTTCGGAATGCAATTCCACGAGAGGGTAAAGCTGTTTTTGCAGTTCAGTCAACTGCAGCATTTTTGTCATCCTTTGAAAAATTGAAAAGTGATCTGTTGCAGGAGCATCATAGTGCAGAACCTGATCTGATGATCAATATATTAGCTGTTCAGAATAATGGAAAAGGACTTTCTGTAAGTGATTCATTACAAGTTATTGAAGCTGTTATGATCAATCCTACAGGAGTTTATCAAATGAGTTCAGCAATAGTAAATCTGGTGGAAACTTCCAATAATCTGGCAACACTGCAGCTGAAGGATGGTGAACTGAGTATATTGAATCTTTGCAGGTCATCTGTAGACTCGAAAAAGAAAGAACTGAGTACAGTGCTGAGCATGCTTTATAAGCTATTCAACTGGGAGGTTAGTTTTACCGGAGATTATCCGGGGTGGAGAGCTGATTTGAATGCTGGTATAGTTCAGCAAACGGCAGCGGTATATGAAACAGTTTTTAAACAAAAACCAAGGATCAATGGCGGTCATGGTGGTTCGGAATGCGGGTTATTTATTAAACATCATCCTGAGCTGGAAATTGTCTCTTTTGGTCCGAACATTTATGGAGCCCATTCACCTGATGAAAAAGTAGAAATAAGATCTGTGGAAAATATCTGGAAATTACTGACCAGGTTGTTAAGTGAGTTGTAA
- a CDS encoding helix-turn-helix domain-containing protein, producing the protein MEFRNFPPSAILKPYIRHYYIFESDSATEFEDTVFPSGDMEVIFNLGEGSWESLVENKFLRTPPVELWGQITKPLSIRSKGKHTMLGIKFFTHSASYFFNDEIGVFNDQISDLSDIVGSPVKVLHAQLLETRDIDQRIRLIENFLLKRLISNEKKSFRIAKVADILSSISHDVSAGHIIDIASKHNITPRYLQKLIYQHTGLSPKSFDKINRFQLSLTLIAKNEQPFTAIAYACGYFDQSHFIRDFKFFTGFTPSAYMDNITPVNLLLQS; encoded by the coding sequence ATGGAATTCAGGAATTTTCCTCCTTCAGCTATTTTAAAACCATATATCAGGCACTACTATATCTTTGAATCTGATTCAGCAACAGAATTTGAGGATACAGTGTTTCCAAGTGGAGATATGGAGGTGATCTTTAATCTGGGTGAGGGTAGCTGGGAATCTTTGGTGGAGAATAAATTTCTCAGAACCCCACCGGTAGAATTATGGGGACAGATTACCAAACCCTTGTCCATTCGTTCAAAAGGTAAGCATACGATGCTGGGTATTAAGTTTTTTACACATTCGGCTTCTTATTTTTTTAATGATGAAATTGGAGTGTTTAATGATCAGATTTCTGATCTGTCTGATATCGTTGGTAGTCCGGTTAAAGTTTTGCATGCACAATTGCTGGAAACCAGGGATATTGATCAGAGAATCCGGCTTATAGAGAATTTCCTGTTGAAAAGACTGATCAGCAATGAGAAAAAATCGTTCAGAATTGCCAAAGTGGCTGATATCTTATCGAGTATCAGCCATGATGTGTCAGCCGGTCATATTATCGATATCGCATCAAAACATAATATCACACCACGTTATCTTCAGAAACTGATTTACCAGCATACTGGTCTCTCTCCGAAATCATTTGATAAAATAAACAGGTTCCAGCTCAGTCTTACGCTGATTGCTAAAAATGAACAGCCTTTTACTGCTATAGCTTATGCCTGCGGATATTTTGATCAGTCACATTTTATCAGGGATTTTAAATTCTTTACGGGGTTTACTCCATCTGCCTATATGGATAATATTACACCTGTTAATCTGCTGTTACAGTCTTAA
- a CDS encoding acyltransferase family protein: protein MNSKVKQPRELNIELLRIVLMVMIVCHHFLMRGRGLHLLYTSENPHINDDALHGLFIDSFLIMTVNCFIFISGYYGIKFRVKTVLSLLVQAITYSIGIDIIFALFAGEAISFDTVYNGLLSVPNGQWWFITTYFFLYLLSPFLNLAKKHLSKFQFLYILGVLMVINFIVGYILDPTSLGVLNGYSLFSFICIYFYGQAFSTHINFEKSKFFYLGTYLICSLLIFGMFVVSLKYSGVGLAWRAFFYNNPLVLISAVSFFFFFKKLKVSFKGISFFSSSVLAIYLIHEHPRSADFLTDNLNKLATDYRIGSVYFTLFLIAVLLFLCGTFIEKARVVVTEPFLNYLIEKFGWNRLDEKMK, encoded by the coding sequence ATGAACAGTAAGGTTAAACAGCCCAGAGAACTTAATATTGAACTGTTAAGGATCGTCTTAATGGTTATGATTGTCTGTCATCATTTTTTAATGAGAGGAAGGGGACTGCATCTGTTGTATACTTCAGAAAACCCTCACATTAATGATGATGCTCTTCACGGGCTTTTTATAGATAGTTTCCTGATCATGACGGTTAACTGTTTTATCTTTATTTCTGGTTATTACGGGATAAAATTCAGGGTGAAAACAGTACTCAGTTTACTTGTACAGGCTATAACTTACAGCATTGGTATTGATATCATCTTTGCTCTTTTTGCAGGCGAAGCAATCTCTTTTGATACTGTTTATAATGGTTTACTGTCTGTCCCCAATGGCCAGTGGTGGTTTATTACTACTTATTTCTTTCTTTATCTGCTCAGCCCTTTTCTCAATCTGGCAAAGAAACATTTATCAAAATTTCAGTTTCTGTATATCCTGGGTGTATTAATGGTCATTAATTTTATTGTAGGTTATATACTTGACCCTACTTCGCTGGGTGTACTGAATGGCTATTCTCTATTCAGTTTTATCTGTATCTATTTTTATGGCCAGGCATTCAGTACCCATATTAATTTTGAAAAAAGTAAGTTTTTCTATCTGGGTACATATCTGATCTGTTCGCTCCTGATCTTTGGAATGTTTGTGGTGAGCTTAAAATATTCTGGGGTAGGATTAGCCTGGAGAGCATTCTTTTATAATAATCCGCTGGTTCTGATTTCGGCAGTTTCTTTCTTCTTTTTCTTTAAAAAACTTAAGGTGTCTTTCAAAGGGATTTCCTTTTTCTCTTCTTCGGTGCTGGCCATCTATTTAATCCATGAGCATCCCAGATCGGCCGATTTTTTAACTGATAACTTAAATAAGCTGGCTACTGATTACAGGATTGGCAGTGTGTATTTTACGTTGTTCTTAATCGCGGTTTTGTTGTTCCTGTGTGGTACGTTTATAGAAAAGGCCAGGGTGGTAGTTACAGAGCCGTTTTTAAACTATCTGATAGAGAAATTCGGCTGGAACAGACTGGATGAAAAGATGAAATAA
- a CDS encoding RNA polymerase sigma factor, translating into MLPTEEDKKYWEQMRLGEKNALFGLYNNLYFHLIRFGLKINADDELVKDCVNQVFLNLWDKRDRLNPVENVKSYLMTSLRRCMLDQLAYVDRTNLAVNKMETATNELSYEEIMVGLQQDEELKNKLRVAIAQLTPRQVELIQLKFFEGLSYEQIAQRTSQSVKTAYNTVYDAIKMLRKILK; encoded by the coding sequence ATGCTACCCACAGAAGAGGATAAAAAATATTGGGAACAAATGCGGCTTGGTGAAAAGAACGCATTATTTGGGTTATACAATAATCTTTACTTCCACCTGATCCGTTTTGGTCTGAAAATTAACGCTGATGATGAATTGGTCAAAGATTGCGTTAATCAGGTATTTCTGAATTTATGGGATAAAAGAGACAGACTTAATCCGGTCGAAAATGTAAAATCTTATCTGATGACTTCTTTGAGGAGATGTATGCTGGATCAGCTGGCTTATGTTGACAGAACCAATCTGGCCGTAAATAAGATGGAAACAGCAACGAATGAGCTCTCCTATGAAGAGATTATGGTTGGGTTACAGCAGGATGAAGAACTTAAGAACAAGTTAAGAGTTGCAATTGCACAGCTTACCCCAAGACAGGTTGAATTAATTCAGCTTAAGTTTTTTGAAGGACTAAGTTATGAGCAGATTGCCCAGAGAACCTCTCAAAGTGTGAAAACAGCTTATAATACGGTATATGATGCGATAAAGATGCTCAGAAAGATTCTTAAATAG
- a CDS encoding FecR family protein yields the protein MQLPENDFLIEDLICNEDFQHYCLGASLENHILWEDWIHSLPERASDIATAKKLVNILTVKQGSRLKQVKALKDGFKQKEALNLLLNPVSENKPLYKSSANFYKYIGYTAAAIVLLVSGYFIQQAYLSSKDIRPTVSLAASVFSSDPEHRRTLVLTDGTVITLNKNSEIRFTGNFNPAKRELWLKGEAFFEVKHDPVHPFTVHTAMNEIKVLGTSFNVKAYAGSRVTETSLIHGRVQVASTKYPGYKVLLKPNEKLSYDNTATNKNLKNIFQVSSFTGGYQDHVPAEIRWVRNRMIIDNESLAVIAGKLKNWYGIEIYIASNEVKDYRYSGTFENESLIKTLEALQMAYPFEFRTEQNKIIITK from the coding sequence ATGCAATTGCCAGAGAATGATTTTTTGATAGAAGATTTAATCTGTAATGAGGATTTTCAGCATTATTGCCTGGGCGCAAGTCTTGAAAATCATATTTTGTGGGAAGACTGGATTCATAGTTTGCCGGAAAGGGCTTCGGATATAGCAACTGCTAAAAAACTGGTAAATATTCTGACTGTTAAACAGGGCAGCAGGCTAAAACAGGTCAAAGCATTGAAAGATGGATTTAAACAGAAAGAAGCATTGAATCTTCTTTTGAATCCGGTTAGTGAAAATAAACCACTCTATAAATCTTCTGCTAATTTTTATAAATATATTGGCTATACGGCTGCGGCTATTGTCCTGCTGGTGTCTGGTTATTTTATTCAGCAAGCTTATTTGTCATCAAAAGATATCCGGCCGACTGTTTCTTTAGCTGCCTCGGTTTTTTCTTCAGATCCTGAACATAGGAGAACCCTTGTCCTGACTGATGGTACAGTTATCACTTTAAACAAAAACAGTGAAATCCGGTTTACAGGAAATTTTAATCCTGCCAAAAGGGAACTCTGGCTTAAAGGAGAAGCATTTTTTGAGGTAAAGCATGATCCGGTGCATCCTTTTACTGTGCATACTGCAATGAACGAAATTAAGGTACTGGGAACGAGTTTCAATGTAAAGGCTTATGCAGGTTCCCGGGTTACTGAAACTTCTTTGATCCATGGTCGTGTACAGGTAGCGTCAACAAAATATCCCGGTTATAAGGTCTTGCTGAAACCGAATGAAAAGCTCTCATATGATAACACAGCAACGAATAAAAACCTTAAAAATATATTCCAGGTTTCATCCTTTACTGGCGGATATCAGGATCATGTACCTGCAGAAATACGGTGGGTGCGTAACCGGATGATTATTGATAATGAATCATTAGCCGTAATTGCAGGAAAACTGAAGAATTGGTATGGTATTGAAATTTATATCGCCAGTAATGAGGTCAAAGATTACCGTTATTCCGGAACATTCGAAAATGAGAGTCTGATTAAAACACTGGAAGCTCTACAAATGGCTTATCCCTTTGAATTCAGGACAGAACAAAACAAGATTATTATCACAAAATAA
- a CDS encoding alpha/beta fold hydrolase, with translation MKTLTNLFALLLISASLFAKDPATKAFEVTITGKGQPMLFIPGATCSGEEWKETVARYGKDHECHVFTLAGYAGVAPIDTQAYLDTYKTEIISYINDKKLNKVILVGHSIGGFLSLCIAAELKDHLQKVIVVDALPFYAAVFNPNAKAGFDEAKAKSRLANFDRMDEGKLKASQIMIASSLCADSTRWEMIAAWGAKSDHKTMAWTMTEMLGNDMRQHIASIRVPVLVMAAFKPRPDYPAFTKEYALSLYAAQYEQCKSCTVHVTPAAKHFIMYDAPEWYYQEIDTFIKGV, from the coding sequence ATGAAAACATTAACGAACTTATTTGCGCTTTTATTAATCAGCGCCTCTCTATTTGCAAAAGATCCTGCAACCAAAGCTTTTGAGGTTACCATAACAGGAAAAGGACAACCTATGTTATTTATTCCCGGGGCGACCTGCAGTGGAGAGGAATGGAAAGAAACGGTTGCACGTTACGGTAAAGATCATGAGTGTCATGTGTTTACACTGGCTGGTTATGCTGGTGTAGCACCGATAGATACACAGGCTTATCTAGATACGTACAAAACTGAAATTATCAGCTATATTAATGATAAGAAACTGAATAAGGTAATTTTAGTTGGTCATTCTATAGGTGGTTTTTTATCGCTCTGCATAGCTGCTGAACTCAAAGATCATTTACAAAAAGTAATTGTTGTTGATGCCTTACCGTTTTATGCGGCAGTTTTTAATCCAAATGCCAAAGCAGGTTTTGATGAAGCAAAAGCGAAATCAAGATTGGCAAATTTTGACCGGATGGATGAAGGAAAGCTGAAAGCCAGTCAAATCATGATTGCAAGTTCTTTATGTGCGGATTCGACCAGGTGGGAAATGATCGCAGCCTGGGGAGCGAAATCAGATCATAAAACAATGGCCTGGACGATGACTGAAATGCTGGGTAATGATATGCGTCAGCACATCGCTTCGATAAGGGTTCCTGTACTGGTTATGGCTGCTTTTAAACCCAGACCAGATTATCCGGCATTTACTAAAGAATACGCACTTTCGCTGTATGCTGCGCAGTATGAACAATGTAAAAGCTGTACCGTACATGTCACGCCTGCTGCGAAACATTTCATTATGTATGATGCGCCTGAATGGTATTATCAGGAAATTGATACATTTATAAAAGGGGTTTAA
- a CDS encoding SDR family NAD(P)-dependent oxidoreductase, whose protein sequence is MENQKVWFVTGASKGLGLTLIKQLLIQGHKVAATSRSIEELNEGTGAKPGENYLPLSVDLRSEESVGQAVADTISKFGRIDIVVNNAGYGLAGSLEELSDEEARGNFDINVFGSLNVIRKVMPHLRAQQSGHVFNISSIGGFTGYFPGFGIYCATKFAVQGFTEALAAEAKPFGIHATIVSPGYFRTNFLSTGSLNVPKNQIEAYKEVREVQNQHQHLIDGNQAGDPEKAAAAIIKVATEENPPLHLFLGQDAYDLAYAKMDAVKGDLENLKEMITSTGF, encoded by the coding sequence ATGGAAAATCAGAAAGTATGGTTTGTTACCGGAGCCTCAAAAGGATTAGGACTGACCTTAATTAAGCAATTACTAATTCAGGGCCACAAAGTTGCCGCAACTTCAAGAAGCATTGAAGAGTTAAACGAAGGTACAGGAGCAAAACCAGGCGAAAATTATCTGCCACTGAGTGTTGATCTCAGATCAGAAGAAAGTGTAGGACAGGCAGTAGCAGATACAATCAGTAAATTCGGCCGCATTGATATAGTTGTTAATAATGCGGGCTATGGGCTTGCCGGAAGTCTTGAAGAACTAAGTGACGAAGAAGCAAGAGGAAACTTTGATATTAATGTATTTGGTTCATTAAATGTGATCCGTAAAGTTATGCCGCACCTGCGTGCACAACAGTCCGGACATGTATTTAACATTTCTTCTATCGGCGGCTTTACCGGTTATTTTCCCGGATTTGGAATTTACTGTGCGACAAAATTTGCTGTACAGGGTTTTACCGAGGCATTGGCTGCAGAAGCGAAACCATTTGGCATCCATGCTACTATCGTATCTCCAGGCTACTTCCGCACTAATTTTCTTTCTACAGGCTCTTTAAATGTCCCTAAAAATCAAATTGAGGCTTACAAAGAAGTTCGTGAAGTACAGAACCAGCACCAGCATCTTATTGATGGCAATCAGGCAGGTGATCCGGAAAAAGCTGCCGCTGCAATTATTAAGGTCGCAACAGAAGAAAATCCTCCATTACACCTGTTTTTAGGTCAGGACGCTTATGATCTGGCTTATGCAAAAATGGATGCCGTAAAAGGAGATCTTGAAAATCTTAAAGAGATGATTACTTCAACTGGTTTCTGA
- a CDS encoding RNA polymerase sigma factor, with protein sequence MFDQQEVMFNELVKAHHGSIYRICRAYLYDVSHADDLYQEILFQIWKSIQNFKGESKVGTWVYRIAVNTAINFNLKNKKHQHASLPDFIQLPYEETLAQKREQETRLDQLRHCISLLEMSDRLIISLVLEDKSYKDIAEITGTNINNIGVKINRIKARLLKLMENKTSI encoded by the coding sequence ATGTTTGATCAACAGGAAGTAATGTTTAACGAGCTGGTCAAAGCTCATCATGGCAGTATTTATCGTATATGCAGGGCTTACCTTTATGATGTCTCTCATGCGGATGATTTATACCAGGAAATACTCTTCCAGATATGGAAAAGCATTCAGAATTTTAAAGGCGAATCAAAAGTCGGAACATGGGTTTACCGGATTGCTGTAAATACGGCTATCAATTTCAATCTGAAAAATAAGAAGCATCAGCATGCATCACTGCCTGATTTTATTCAGCTTCCTTATGAAGAGACGCTTGCACAAAAACGGGAGCAGGAGACCAGGTTAGACCAGTTGCGTCATTGTATAAGTTTGCTGGAAATGTCCGACAGGCTGATTATTTCTCTTGTACTGGAAGACAAAAGTTATAAAGATATAGCAGAGATTACAGGAACAAATATTAACAACATTGGCGTTAAGATAAACCGGATCAAAGCCCGGTTACTTAAGCTCATGGAAAATAAAACAAGCATATGA
- a CDS encoding phosphotransferase family protein, with translation MHIKNKEAETFLSKKFKNVTDLQYLAQGWWAQAFSFNCEAGKLVLRVGVHLKDFLKDKFAYQTFNSPDIPVVKIVETGKFSDKLYYCLSLFCEGMTADKLLDNATPEVAASIAPSILKPLYHIHRLDTSKRTGWGLTDINGNGIWKSWPEYLSAIYNHKYPVSWQEMGRTTWLDPILFGRLHQRMQELFVYLPHQKNILHGDYGYDNLLLDQEHKVTAVLDWAEMLLGDELYDLVSMNDPWVTTPEDTSFLALWKKEMESGQEEIYNFEQRLECYRIHYTLFSLHIFTAHQKEEDYTITAQWAEKQLL, from the coding sequence ATGCATATAAAAAATAAAGAAGCCGAAACATTTTTATCAAAGAAATTTAAAAACGTCACTGACCTTCAATATCTTGCTCAGGGATGGTGGGCACAGGCATTCTCTTTTAACTGCGAAGCAGGAAAACTCGTGCTTCGTGTCGGTGTACATTTAAAGGACTTCCTTAAGGATAAATTTGCTTATCAAACATTTAACAGTCCTGATATTCCAGTTGTTAAAATAGTTGAAACTGGTAAATTCAGTGATAAACTTTACTACTGCCTATCCCTTTTTTGTGAAGGCATGACAGCAGATAAGCTACTTGACAATGCCACTCCGGAAGTGGCCGCTTCTATAGCCCCTTCTATACTTAAACCACTTTATCATATACATCGCCTTGATACTTCCAAAAGAACAGGCTGGGGACTAACAGATATCAATGGAAATGGTATCTGGAAATCCTGGCCCGAATATCTTTCAGCCATATACAATCATAAATATCCCGTTAGCTGGCAGGAAATGGGACGTACAACCTGGCTTGACCCTATCCTTTTTGGCCGGTTGCATCAAAGGATGCAAGAGTTATTCGTCTATCTTCCTCATCAGAAAAACATACTCCATGGCGACTATGGCTATGATAATCTTTTGTTAGATCAGGAACATAAAGTAACCGCCGTTTTAGATTGGGCAGAGATGTTGCTGGGCGATGAATTATATGATCTGGTCAGTATGAACGACCCATGGGTTACAACACCTGAAGATACCTCTTTTCTTGCGCTATGGAAAAAAGAAATGGAATCCGGACAGGAAGAAATCTACAATTTTGAACAAAGGCTGGAATGCTACCGGATCCATTATACCTTATTCAGTCTCCATATCTTCACAGCCCATCAGAAAGAAGAAGATTATACAATTACTGCTCAATGGGCCGAAAAACAGTTGTTATAA